In Passer domesticus isolate bPasDom1 chromosome 32, bPasDom1.hap1, whole genome shotgun sequence, the following are encoded in one genomic region:
- the LOC135288323 gene encoding loricrin-like has protein sequence MCSRQSSGGCHGMSSQSSGCHSGGSSCHGSGSSSYQSQGSSCCGGGGGSGKVIISSGGGGGGSCCSGGSSGYGIGGGYGGGSSGSKSIIGGGSGGGCSGYGMGGGYGGGSSGSKSIIGGGGSGGSSGCCSGSSYGMGGGYGGGSSGSKSIIGGGSSGGSSGCCSGGSSYGMGGGYGGGSSGSKSIIVGGGSSGCCSGGSSSYGMGGGYGGSSGSKSIIGGGSTGGSSGCCGGGSSYGMGGGYGGGSSGSKTIIVGGGSGGSSGYCGGGSSGYGMGGECGGVSSGTKIILGEGSSGGSSGCCGGGSSYGMGGGYGGGSSGSKSIIVGGGSGGSSGYCGGGSSGYGMGGGYGGGSSGGKTIIGGGSSGCCGGGSSYGMGGGCSSGSSGQTIIISSGGGGGGSSQQKCPIVIPSVVSHQSKQSSYWPYGQQK, from the coding sequence ATGTGTTCCAGACAAAGCTCCGGAGGCTGCCATGGGATGTCTTCCCAGTCCAGCGGGTGCCACAGCGGAGGCTCCAGTTGCCACGGGAGCGGCTCCTCCAGTTACCAGTCCCAAGGCTCCTCCTGCTGTGGGGGTGGAGGGGGCTCCGGAAAAGTCATCATCAGCTCTGGTGGTGGAGGAGGGGGATCCTGCTGCAGTGGGGGCTCCTCTGGATATGGGATAGGAGGGGGATACGGTGGTGGCTCATCAGGATCAAAGAGCATCATTGGAGGGGGAAGCGGCGGAGGATGCTCAGGTTATGGCATGGGAGGAGGGTACGGTGGTGGCTCTTCAGGATCAAAGAGCATCATTGGAGGTGGAGGTAGTGGAGGTTCCTCTGGatgctgcagtgggagcagctATGGAATGGGTGGAGGATATGGTGGTGGATCTTCAGGATCAAAGAGCATAATTGGAGGGGGAAGCAGTGGTGGTTCCTCTGGATGCTGCAGTGGAGGATCCAGCTATGGGATGGGTGGAGGATATGGCGGTGGATCTTCAGGATCAAAGAGCATCATTGTAGGGGGAGGTTCCTCTGGATGCTGCAGTGGGGGCTCCTCCAGCTACGGAATGGGTGGAGGATATGGTGGATCTTCAGGATCAAAGAGCATCATTGGAGGTGGAAGCACTGGGGGTTCCTCTGGATGCTGTGGTGGAGGATCCAGCTATGGGATGGGTGGAGGATATGGCGGTGGATCTTCAGGATCAAAGACCATCATTGTAGGGGGAGGTAGTGGAGGTTCCTCTGGTTACTGTGGTGGAGGATCTTCGGGTTATGGCATGGGTGGAGAATGTGGTGGTGTGTCTTCAGGAACCAAGATCATATTGGGAGAGGGAAGCAGTGGAGGTTCTTCCGGATGCTGTGGTGGAGGATCCAGCTATGGGATGGGTGGAGGGTACGGTGGTGGATCCTCAGGATCAAAGAGCATCATTGTAGGGGGAGGTAGTGGAGGATCCTCTGGATACTGTGGTGGAGGATCTTCAGGTTATGGCATGGGAGGAGGGTACGGTGGTGGCTCTTCAGGAGGGAAGACCATCATTGGAGGTGGATCCTCAGGATGCTGTGGTGGAGGATCCAGCTATGGGATGGGAGGAGGATGCAGCAGCGGCTCCTCGGGCCAGACCATCATCATCAGCTCTGGAGGTGGCGGCGGAGGCTCCTCCCAGCAGAAATGTCCCATTGTCATCCCCAGCGTGGTGTCCCACCAGAGCAAGCAGAGCTCCTACTGGCCCTACGGCCAGCAGAAGTAA